CGTGGCTGCCGCGCAGCGCCGCGCCGGTCTGCACCATGTGCTCCTCATGCGTATCGGTGGGCATGCCGAACTGCGGCGAGTCGTACCGGACGGTGCCATCGATCTGCCGCAGGTCCAGACCGAGGCTGTGTCCTGCCGCCAGCTGCGCATCGGCGGCCACCGTGGCGTAGCGGCGCTTGTTGCCGTCGTTGTCCGGGTTTGCGTTAACGGTGTTGCCGGCGCTGAAACCGTCGGTGCGCTCGGTGCCGGCGCCCACGCGCAAGCCCCAGGTCTGGCTGCCCGCGCCGACGCTGGCAGCCAGCGATCGGGTGTTGCGGCTGCCGATGCCGGCCGACACCTGCGGCGTGAATCCGCCGGCAGAGCCGCGCCGCGTGAAGATCTGGACCACGCCGCCGGTGGCGTTCGCGCCGTAGAGCGCGGACAGATTGCCGCGCACGACTTCCACACGCTCGATGATGTCGGCAGGGATCTGCTGGATCAGCGCCTGGCCGCTGGTCAGGTCGGTGAGCGGAACACCATCGACCAGCACCAGCGTGTCGCGTGTGTCCGCGCCGCGGATGCGCACCGATGCCAGCGTGCCGGTGCCGCCTTGCTGCTCGACCAGCCCGGTGCCCAGCAGATTGAGCACCGACACGGCGTCGCGGGCGCCGGCGCGCTCGATGTCGCCGCGCGTGAGAACGCTGGTCGCAGCGATCTCGCTGCCGAGCGAGCGGGGCGCGCCGCTGCCGGTGACGGTCACCGGTTCCAGTTCGAATGCCGGCACTTGCGCCAGCGCCGAGGAAGTCTGCGAGACAAGCGCGCAGGAGGCCGCGGCGAGACACAGCGGCCGCGCGCGGAAGACGAAGTTCTTCATGATGGGAAAGGAACGGGGGACGCCCTCGCCAGCTTCCCCGCGGGCTCGGGCCACATGGTGCAAGGCCCGACGCCGCGCACCGCCTGTTGGCCGGTATCCGGGCTGGCGGAGCGACCCTTGCGACCTTCCCAGAGACGAGTCTCCAGTGGCTTGTGCACAAGAGCGGAAGTGCGAACTCGACCGGTTCCTTCTTCGTCCGCCGTACCGTTGCGGGGGCAGCGCAGTTTCGGGACCGCAACACGGTCTCGCCTGCTTCCCGTTTAACTGTGCCGGAATGAACATCCGGCACGGGCACCAACGATCGGCATTGTAAGCACCACCTACAATGAAAACCTTCCCCGGACACGGATCAGCGCGCCATGTCGAAGATCGAAGAACTTGCCGAGCGGGTCGAGCGACTGCTGCTTCGGCATGAGGAGATCAAGCGCACGAACGCGCTGCTCGAACAGCAACTGGCCGCGGTCACCCACGAGCGAGACAGCCTGCGTTCACGGCTGAACGCGGCGCGCACGCGCATCGATGCGCTGCTCGAGAGGCTGCCCGCGGACAAGCCCCTCACCACCACGTCGGACAGCACGGACCCGCGATGAAGCAGATGGAAGTGACCATCATGGGACAGAGCTACATCCTCGGCTGCCCCGAAGGCGGCGAGCAGTCGCTGCTCGAAGCGGTGGGCAACGTCGATCGCGAGATGAGCGCCATACGCGATGCCGGAAAAGTCAAGGCTCGCGAACGCATCGCCGTGCTCGCCGCGTTGAATTTGGCCTATGCCCTCGCCGAACGTCCGCTGCCTGCGCGCGCGGGCACGGATGTGTCCAGCGGTAGCACGGACATCGATGCGCTGATCAGGCGCGTCGATCAAGCCCTTGGTGCCGACGGTCAATTGCTGTGACGACGCGCACCGCGCGCGTAGAATGAATCGGTCCGTTGCGTTCGCGTGAGTCTTATATTTCCTTGAACCGATGCTCCTGTGAGCAAGGGCTTGGAAAATGCCCGGCGGGCGTGATCGTCTCGCGTCAGATGAACCCGAAGCCCGGTTGACCTCGCCCACCTGATACCCCCTGGGTTCAGGAATGCGGCTCACGGCTCGCGACGGACACCCCGCTTTCCCCTGCTTCGATTCCAACAGCTTCGATGGCCTATTGGCTGATGAAGAGCGAGCCCGAGGAGTGCTCGATCGACGACGTCGTGCGCGCGCCTTCACAAACGGTGCCGTGGATCGGCGTGCGCGGCTGGCAGGCGCGCAACTTCATGCGCAACGACATGCGCATCGGTGACGGCGTCCTCTTCTATCACTCGTCGTGCGCGGTGCCCGGCATCTATGGCCTTGCCGAGGTGGCCAGCGAGCCGTATCCCGACGAGACGCAATTCGATCCCGCCAGTCCCTACTACGACGAGAAGTCCAAGCACGACAAGCCGCGCTGGTACCTGGTCGACGTCAAGCTCGTGCGCAAGACGCGCGTGATGCCGCTGGCCGAGATGCGCAACACCCCTTCGATCGCGAGCATGCAGGTGCTGCGCAGGGGCAACCGCCTGTCGATCACGCCGGTCACGCCGGAAGAATGGGATGAGTTGCTGAGGTTGCTGGGGACCGAATGATCCTCGGTCTCGACTGGCTGCTGATCCTCGAACTTCTCCTGCTCGGCTGCTTCACCGGTTTCCTGGCCGGGCTGCTGGGCATCGGCGGCGGCATGCTCATGGTGCCGTTCATGACGCTCATCCTGTCGGCCCACGGCGTGCCGGCGTCACTGTCGGTCAAGATGGCGATCGCGACCTCGATGGCCACCATCCTGTTCACGTCGCTGTCCAGCGTGCGTGCGCATCACAAGCGTGGCGCAGTGCGCTGGGACATCGTCAAGACGCTGGCGCCCGGCATCGTCGCCGGCGGGCTCGTCTCCGGTGCCGGCGTGTTCGCGCTTCTCAAGGGGACCACGCTGGCGCTGGTCTTCGCGCTGTTCGTCGCCTTCTCGGCCACGCAGATGCTGCGGGCCAAGAAGTCGCATGCCGGCCGCCAGATGCCGGGCCCTGCCGGCCGCTTTGCCGCGGGCGGCGTGATCGGCTTCATCTCGGGGCTGGTCGGCGCCGGCGGCGGCTTCATCTCGGTGCCTTTCATGACCTGGTGCAACGTCGCCATGCACAACGCCGTGGCGACAAGCGCCGCCTTGGGCTTTCCGATTGCGCTGGCCAATACGCTGGGCTACGTGATCGGCGGCTGGTCGGTGTCGAGCCCGCTGCCGGGCGCCCTGGGCTATCTCTGGCTGCCCGCGCTGGCGGTCATCGCCACCAGCAGCGTGCTGTTCGCGCCGCTGGGCGCCAAGGTGGCGCACGCGATGAACGTGCAGCAGTTGAAGCGGGTGTTCGCGATGATGCTTTACGCGCTGGCCGCGTACATGCTGTCCAGGGCCGTCTGACCGCAGCGCACTACATCGCGTCGAAGCGGATGCTCGCGAGCGTGACGTGATTGCCGCCGCGGCGCTGAGCCTCGGCCAGCGCCACGTCGGCGGCCTGCATCAGCTCTTCCTGCGTGTGCGCCGTGTGCGGAAAGCTGGCGACGCCCATGGACACCGTGAAGCCGAGGTCGCGGCCGTCGAGCACCACGATCTGCGTGGCGCATTGGCGCCGCAGGCCCTCCATGCGCGAATGCGCGGTCGCGAGCCCCACGCCCGACAGCAGGATCGCGAAGTGGTCCTCGTCGAGGCGGCACGACGCGTCCATCGCCCGCGTGTTGCCGCGCAGCAGCCGGCCCAGCGCCTCCAGCACGCGCGTGCGGGCCGCCTCGCCGTACGAGCGCACGGCATCGGGCAGCGGGTCAAGGGCGATGGACACCAGCGCGAACTCGCGATGCTCCCGCGAGGAGAGATCGACTTCGCGGCGAAGCTGGTCCTCGAAGTGGATGCGCTGGTACAGGCCGGTCACGTTGTCGCGCAGTGCCTGGTCCTGGGTCTCGCGGCGCAGCGCCTCGCTGGCGATCTGCTGCTGCTCCAGCTGCTGCAGCGCCTTGCCGAGCTGGGCCTCGCGCTGAAGCGTCAGGGTGGTCTCGACCCAGACGCTGCACAGGTGACGCGGCGGTCCGCCATCGGCAGTCGGCAGCGCGATGCGGGTGACGTTGAAGTCGCGCCGCTGGCGGTCGCGCTCGAGGCGATGCTCGATGGTGTGCGGAAGCGATTGCGCCAGCGCGGCCTGATCGCCGGTGCGCAGCGGCCCCGAGATCTCGGGGCCCAGCAGGTCGGCATCGGTGTGGCCCAGCAGCTCTTCGACCGAACGCCCGTACAGCGCGGCCATGCGCGGGCTGACGTGCACGTAGCGGCCGCTGGCAATGTCCTTGATCGCGAACGGCGCCTCCAGGCGCTCGACCAGGGCAAGCAGAACGGACCCGAGTGCGCCATCGGACAAGCCTTGCGCCGCAGCCAGCTCGCGCGAACGTTCGGCCAGTTCCGCAGGCGTGGACTGCATGGTCTCGGTCATCCTCGTTGTCTCTCCAGCAGCGGCTGTCGATCTTTGCCTGGGGTCCGCGCCTTTGCAAGCGCGCCGTTGCACTGCAGGACAAGACCCCCCTAAATTGATCATAGCGGCGGGCCTGTCCGGGACTGTCCACGCCCTGACGCCGAATGCCTACAAGTTCACGAGTTGGCACTAGCCCATCAGGATCTGCATGCTGTGCTCGTATCGCTCGGTGAGCTGCTCGAACACGGCGAGCAGGGACTCGCTCGCCTCGGTGAGCACCATCTGGCCGTCGGCGCTGCGCACTCGCTTGAGCGCCTGGTTCAAGGCGGTCCAGCTTCGCGCCGCGGCGTCGAGCGATTCGCGGATCTCCCGTGTCGAAAGCGGCGCGGCGTTCAGGTAGTCCAGCGCCTGCTCGAACGCCGCCTTGGTTTCGCCGGCCGCCGCTGCTGCGTCGCCGCCGGACAGCGCGGCCAGCAGCGCCTGCTTGGCCAGGCGCTGCGACAGCATGCGCTGACGGCCCGACACGTTGATCACGTGCAGGCTGGCCGTCGCTGCGTTGGACTCGAATGCGTTCACCAGCCGATCGGCCTGGAGCAGCATGACTTCGGCCTGCGCATCGGCATCTGCCGTGCGTTGCCGATCGGCCGACATCGCGAGCGCCGCCTTCAAGGTGACCCACGGGGCCGACACCGCATCGAGCAGGTCGCCGTACGTGGCCTTGGACACGCTCTTGCCGAGCGCCGCCAGGTTGGCGTCGATGCGCGAAGACGAGTCGCGCAGCAGCTCGGCCGCCCACTCGGTGCCGACGCCCAGGGCCTGCAGCGCGCGCAGCTTGACCAGCCTCTGCGACAGCATGCGCAGCTGTCCGGCGCGATTGATGGCTTCGGCGAGGCCGGCGGCGGCGATGACCTGCTGCGACACCTGACCGACACGCCGGTTGCTGTGCATCGAAGCGGCCCGCAGGACGCGAAATGCCTCGTCTTCCGACACCTGGCGCGCTCGCATCAGGATGCCCTTGGCGCGGTCGACCAGCTTGCGCTCCTCGAAGCGGTGCGACACGTCGGCCAGCTGCTCGCGCAGCGCCTGCTCGTGCAGGAAGCGGGCTGTCGCCAGATGCACCAGAGACCGCAGCCGCTGCGGCGCATAGCCGTTCACCACGTAGGCGTCCACGCCGCTGTCGAGCGCCAGCTTCATCTTGTCGACATCGGAGTCGGTGGTGAACAGCAGGACCGGCCGCGGCGCGGTGGTCCGCAGCAGCGCGAGTACGGCGAACAGCGCCGCATCCGGCGCGACGTCCTGCACGACGACGACATCGGGGCCCTGCCGCAAGGCCTCCTGCACCAAGTTGCTACGCTGCACCGCACCAATGACGTGAATCCCGACCCCTTCGAGGTTCTCTTCGAGGGTGGGCGCGACGGGCGCGGAGCCGCAGAGCACGAGGCAGGAAGTCATGTCGTCAGGCGAATTGACCGAGGAGAGAGGGCCAGGCCGCACACCTTAGCAGCGTCTTGCGCCAACGCCGTGGCACGTTGCTTGCAAAGTGCAGCGTCGGGTGTGACGCTGCACCCGCCCCCTGCCCCCGCACGGCAGGTCCTGCCCACAACGCCGTGGGCTGCTCATGTGCCTCCATTTCGGCCCCGGGCCGAGGTATTGCTGGAGACCATGATGTCCGACCACGTCCTTCCCCGTCCCGCTGCGCTTTCCTCATGTTCGTTGCCAATGGCGGCAGCGACGCCCATCTCCGCCTGAGCGCCGCCAGGACGTCAAGCCCACTTCCCAGCCCGCCTGTCGCATGCAAAGCTTCAAGACCTTCCTGCGCGCCGGACACGGACCCACCCTGTTCGCCGCCTTCCTGTACTTCGCCTTCTCCTGCTGCATCTGGGTGCTCAACGGGGCCATGGCGCCCTTCATCGGCGAGACCTTCCAGCTCTCGCCGGCGCAGAAGGGGCTGATGCTGTCCGTGCCCATCATCGCGGGCGCGCTGATGCGCTTTCCGCTCGGCGTGCTTGCCCAGTACATCGGGCGCAAGAACGCCACCCTGGTCGAGATGGCCCTGATCGCCGCCGCCATGCTGTTCGGCTTCTTCTTCGTCCACACCTTCAACGACCTGCTCGCCATGGGCGTGCTGCTCGGCATCGCCGGCGCCAGCTTCGGTGTCGCGCTGTCGCTGGGATCGGGATGGTTCCCGCCCAAGCACAAGGGCCTGGCGATGGGCCTGGTCGGCGCAGGCAACGTCGGCACCGCCGTGTCGGTGCTGGTGGCGCCCCCGCTGGCCAATTGGCTCGGCTGGCAGGCCGTCTACGGCGTCGCCGCGGCAGCGATCCTGCTGCCGATGTTCGTGATGATCGTGCTGGCCAAGGAACCGCCCGATGTGGACGCGCATGCGAACTTCCGCGCCCACATCGCCTGCCTGTTCGAGAAGGACGGCTGGGCCTTCAGCCTGATCTACGGCGTGACGTTCGGCGGCTTCATCGGCCTCACGACTTTCCTGCCTTCCTACTACTACGACCAGTTCGGCGTGAGCAAGGTGCAGGCGGGCCAGCTCACCATGCTCGCGGCCTTCATGGGCGCGGCGGTGCGCGTGGCCGGCGGCTGGATCTCCGACCGCTGGGGCGGCGTGAACACGCTGACGCTCGTGCTCAGCGTCGTCGCCGTGTGCCTGGTGCTGGTGGGCTTCTCGTCCAGCTCGCTGGCCTTGACCACGCTGCTGCTGATGCTCTGCTTTGCCGCGCTGGGCGCGGGCAACGGCGCGCTGTTCCAGCTCGTGCCGCTGCGCTGGCCCACGACCACGGCGGTGGCCGGCTCGATGATCGGCGAGATCGGCGCGCTCGGCGGCGGCCTGGTGCCCAACGCGATGGGCCTGTCCAAGCAGTACGCCGGCACCTACGCATGGGGCTTCGTGCTCTTCGCGCTGTTGTCGCTGGTGATGCTGGCGGTCATGCGCTTCATGCAGATCCGCTGGACCCGCACCTGGGCCGAGAAAGGCGGACGCGCACGCGCCCTGCCGCACGGCGAAGCGCCCCCCGCCCCCGCGGCAAAGCTCAGCCGGGTGTAGGGCGTCGCAATGCAGTGTTCACCGCGGCAGGAACAGCAGCCAGTAGACCAGCAGCAGGTTGAACAGCAGCGACATGCCCAGCGCGATCTTCCACAGCGCCGTGGGGTCGCGCGCGACCAGCGGCGTGGCGCCGGGCGCGGCCAGCGGGCGCGAGGCCCCGCGCTCGAGCGCCAGCACCAGTTCCTCCGCGGTTTCGAAGCGCAGCTTGCGGTCGAGCGCGATCGCCTTCAGGACCACGTGGTCCAGCCAGATCGGCACGTCCGGGCGCAGCCGGGAAGGCGGCTTGGGATCGCGCCGGAAGCGCCCGGTCTGGTACGGCTCGACCTCGCCGTACGGCAGTTTGCCGGTGAGCCACTC
The Piscinibacter sp. XHJ-5 DNA segment above includes these coding regions:
- a CDS encoding cell division protein ZapA, whose product is MKQMEVTIMGQSYILGCPEGGEQSLLEAVGNVDREMSAIRDAGKVKARERIAVLAALNLAYALAERPLPARAGTDVSSGSTDIDALIRRVDQALGADGQLL
- a CDS encoding GGDEF domain-containing protein, whose amino-acid sequence is MTETMQSTPAELAERSRELAAAQGLSDGALGSVLLALVERLEAPFAIKDIASGRYVHVSPRMAALYGRSVEELLGHTDADLLGPEISGPLRTGDQAALAQSLPHTIEHRLERDRQRRDFNVTRIALPTADGGPPRHLCSVWVETTLTLQREAQLGKALQQLEQQQIASEALRRETQDQALRDNVTGLYQRIHFEDQLRREVDLSSREHREFALVSIALDPLPDAVRSYGEAARTRVLEALGRLLRGNTRAMDASCRLDEDHFAILLSGVGLATAHSRMEGLRRQCATQIVVLDGRDLGFTVSMGVASFPHTAHTQEELMQAADVALAEAQRRGGNHVTLASIRFDAM
- a CDS encoding EVE domain-containing protein — its product is MAYWLMKSEPEECSIDDVVRAPSQTVPWIGVRGWQARNFMRNDMRIGDGVLFYHSSCAVPGIYGLAEVASEPYPDETQFDPASPYYDEKSKHDKPRWYLVDVKLVRKTRVMPLAEMRNTPSIASMQVLRRGNRLSITPVTPEEWDELLRLLGTE
- a CDS encoding DUF904 domain-containing protein — encoded protein: MSKIEELAERVERLLLRHEEIKRTNALLEQQLAAVTHERDSLRSRLNAARTRIDALLERLPADKPLTTTSDSTDPR
- a CDS encoding sulfite exporter TauE/SafE family protein, translating into MILGLDWLLILELLLLGCFTGFLAGLLGIGGGMLMVPFMTLILSAHGVPASLSVKMAIATSMATILFTSLSSVRAHHKRGAVRWDIVKTLAPGIVAGGLVSGAGVFALLKGTTLALVFALFVAFSATQMLRAKKSHAGRQMPGPAGRFAAGGVIGFISGLVGAGGGFISVPFMTWCNVAMHNAVATSAALGFPIALANTLGYVIGGWSVSSPLPGALGYLWLPALAVIATSSVLFAPLGAKVAHAMNVQQLKRVFAMMLYALAAYMLSRAV
- a CDS encoding type IV pili methyl-accepting chemotaxis transducer N-terminal domain-containing protein, with product MTSCLVLCGSAPVAPTLEENLEGVGIHVIGAVQRSNLVQEALRQGPDVVVVQDVAPDAALFAVLALLRTTAPRPVLLFTTDSDVDKMKLALDSGVDAYVVNGYAPQRLRSLVHLATARFLHEQALREQLADVSHRFEERKLVDRAKGILMRARQVSEDEAFRVLRAASMHSNRRVGQVSQQVIAAAGLAEAINRAGQLRMLSQRLVKLRALQALGVGTEWAAELLRDSSSRIDANLAALGKSVSKATYGDLLDAVSAPWVTLKAALAMSADRQRTADADAQAEVMLLQADRLVNAFESNAATASLHVINVSGRQRMLSQRLAKQALLAALSGGDAAAAAGETKAAFEQALDYLNAAPLSTREIRESLDAAARSWTALNQALKRVRSADGQMVLTEASESLLAVFEQLTERYEHSMQILMG
- a CDS encoding MFS transporter: MQSFKTFLRAGHGPTLFAAFLYFAFSCCIWVLNGAMAPFIGETFQLSPAQKGLMLSVPIIAGALMRFPLGVLAQYIGRKNATLVEMALIAAAMLFGFFFVHTFNDLLAMGVLLGIAGASFGVALSLGSGWFPPKHKGLAMGLVGAGNVGTAVSVLVAPPLANWLGWQAVYGVAAAAILLPMFVMIVLAKEPPDVDAHANFRAHIACLFEKDGWAFSLIYGVTFGGFIGLTTFLPSYYYDQFGVSKVQAGQLTMLAAFMGAAVRVAGGWISDRWGGVNTLTLVLSVVAVCLVLVGFSSSSLALTTLLLMLCFAALGAGNGALFQLVPLRWPTTTAVAGSMIGEIGALGGGLVPNAMGLSKQYAGTYAWGFVLFALLSLVMLAVMRFMQIRWTRTWAEKGGRARALPHGEAPPAPAAKLSRV